The Leucothrix mucor DSM 2157 DNA window GCCCTATACTCTGCCTATGCACATGTTACTAATAGAAGACGATACTCAGACCGCCAGCTTCATTCAAAAGGGCTTAGCGGAATCCGGACACGTAGCCGACCATGCAGACAATGGTGAGGATGGTTATCATATGGCTTTAACCGGCCAGTATGATGTGTTGATTATTGACCGGATGCTGCCGAAGAAGAACGGTCTGGATGTCATAAAAGACTTACGGGAGCAGAAAATGAAGACTCCCGTCCTGATCCTTAGCGCGCTAGGGGACGTGGATGATCGCGTCGAAGGTTTACGAGCCGGCGGTGATGACTACTTAGTCAAGCCATACGCCTTCAGTGAATTATTGGCCCGTCTTCAAGCCTTAGTCCGCCGCGCTAGTCCTGCACAGGAGCAGACACTGCTTCGTGTACATGACTTGCAAATGGATCTAATCAAACACTCAGTAACTCGTGCCGGTCAGGTGATTCACCTGCAACCTCGCGAATTTACCCTGCTCGAATACTTGATGCGCCACGCTAATGAAGTCGTGACCCGCACCATGCTATTAGAGAACGTTTGGGATTATCATTTCGACCCACAAACTAACGTGATTGATGTTCATATCAGTCGCCTGCGTAGCAAAATCGACCGCGATTTTTCCATGCCACTGCTTCACACAGTAAGAGGCGCGGGATACTCGCTACATGCTTCTTAGATTAATCAATACAACGGCATTCCGGATCTCTCTGGTTTACGCGTTGGTATTTAGTCTTATTAGTACAGGTGCCATTAGTTTTATCTATTGGAACTCAGCTAAAGAAATCCGCGCTCAAACTGACTCTCAGTTGAGCGCTGAGACTAACGCCCTGCTCAGCCTCTATAACAACGGTAAAATCAACGCGCTGACTCAGGAAATGAATCAGTTGAATACCGATGGCCGTTCAAAATTCTTCCTTTACGCACTGTTAAATCGCGAACAACGTGATTTGATTGAAGAAATTGCGCCTGAAAAAAGAGCGATGCTGCCGGGTGATAACTTTTTTGCTACGGTGCCGTTAAATACCGTTATTACTGCCCCTGACTCTCAGAAGAAACAGTTTACCCAACCTGCCCGCGTGCTATTAACACTGCTGCCGGATGGCTATCAAATGCTGGTCGGTACTGACTTATTCGAGCGTCAGGCACTGCTT harbors:
- a CDS encoding response regulator transcription factor codes for the protein MLLIEDDTQTASFIQKGLAESGHVADHADNGEDGYHMALTGQYDVLIIDRMLPKKNGLDVIKDLREQKMKTPVLILSALGDVDDRVEGLRAGGDDYLVKPYAFSELLARLQALVRRASPAQEQTLLRVHDLQMDLIKHSVTRAGQVIHLQPREFTLLEYLMRHANEVVTRTMLLENVWDYHFDPQTNVIDVHISRLRSKIDRDFSMPLLHTVRGAGYSLHAS